In Procambarus clarkii isolate CNS0578487 chromosome 53, FALCON_Pclarkii_2.0, whole genome shotgun sequence, the following proteins share a genomic window:
- the LOC138352405 gene encoding uncharacterized protein, which yields MPSATEASNHVYVITISAILSIASISRAAVLSMPSQSLTPVLSMTLISLAAHAYDSDHLAPDHVSDHLAPDHVSDHLAPDLVSDHLAPDHDSDHLAPDHDSDHLAPDHVSDHLAPDHVSDHLASDHVSVHLAPDHVSVHLAPDHDSDHLTPDHDSDTCDHLAPDHDSDHLAPVHDSDHLAPDHDSDHLAPDYDSDHLTPYHDSDHLTLDHDNDHLAPDHDSDHLAPDHDSDHLAPDHDSDHLAPDHDSDHLAPDHDSDHLAPDYDSDHLAPDHDSDHLAPDHDSDHLAPDHDSDHLAPDHDSDHLAPDHDSDHLAPDHDSDHLAPDHDSDHLAPDHDSDHLAPDHVSDHLAPDLVSDHLAPDHDSDHLAPDHVSDHLAPDYDSDHLAPDHDSDHLAPDHDSDHLAPDHDSDHLAPDHDSDHLAPDHDSDHLAPDHDSDHLAPDHVSDHLTPDYDSDHLAPDHDSDHLAPDHDSDHQAPDHVSDHLAPDYDSDHLAPDHDSDHLAPDHDSDHLAPDHDSDHLAPDHDSDHLAPDHVSDHLAPDLVSDHLAPDHDSDHLAPDHDSDHLAPDHVSDHLAPDYDSDHLAPDHDSDHLAPDHDSDHLAPDHDSDHLAPDHDSDHLAPDHVSDHLAPDLVSDHLAPDHDSDHLAPDHDSDHLAPDHVSDHLAPDYDSDHLAPDHDSDHLAPDHDSDHLAPDHVSVHLAPDLVSDHLAPDLVSDHLAPDHVSDHLAPDYDSDHLAPDYDSDHLAPDHDSDHLAPDHDSDHLAPDHVSDHLAPDHDSDHLAPDHDSDHLAPDHVSDHLALDLVSDHLAPDHVSDHLAPDHVSVHLAPDLVSDHLAPDHDSDHLAPDHVSDHLAPDLVSDHLAPDLDSDTWHLIMTHLNSSLPESDLRRHVVNQAVGAKERSQVDERRHQHPNSTSSTRLSTRTPPKYNIKDRKLP from the exons ATGCCGTCAGCTACTGAGGCCAGCAA TCATGTCTATGTCATAACCATCTCTGCAATCCTATCTATAGCATCAATTTCTCGGGCTGCAGTCCTGTCTATGCCATCGCAATCCCTGACTCCAGTCCTGTCTATGACATTGATATCTTTGGCTGCACATGCTTATGACAGCGACCACCTGGCACCTGATCATGTCAGCGACCACCTGGCACCTGATCATGTCAGCGACCACCTGGCACCTGATCTTGTCAGCGACCACCTGGCACCTGATCATGACAGTGACCACCTGGCACCTGATCATGACAGTGATCACCTGGCACCTGATCATGTCAGCGACCACCTGGCACCTGATCATGTCAGCGACCACCTGGCATCTGATCATGTCAGCGTCCACCTGGCACCTGATCATGTCAGCGTCCACCTGGCACCTgatcatgacagcgaccacctgaCACCTGATCATGACAGCGACACCTG TGACCACCTGGCACCTGATCATGACAGTGACCACCTGGCACCTgttcatgacagcgaccacctggCACCTGATCATGACAGTGATCACCTGGCACCTGATTATGACAGTGATCACCTGACACCTtatcatgacagcgaccacctgaCACTTGATCATGACAATGACCACCTGGCACCTgatcatgacagcgaccacctggCACCAgatcatgacagcgaccacctggCACCTGATCATGACAGTGATCACCTGGCACCTGATCATGACAGTGATCACCTGGCACCTGATCATGACAGTGATCACCTGGCACCTGATTATGACAGTGACCACCTGGCACCTGATCATGACAGTGATCACCTGGCACCTGATCATGATAGCGACCACCTGGCACCTGATCATGACAGTGATCACCTGGCACCTGATCATGACAGTGATCACCTGGCACCTgatcatgacagcgaccacctggCACCTGATCATGACAGTGATCACCTGGCACCTgatcatgacagcgaccacctggCACCTGATCATGACAGTGATCACCTGGCACCTGATCATGTCAGCGACCACCTGGCACCTGATCTTGTCAGTGATCACCTGGCACCTGATCATGACAGTGATCACCTGGCACCTGATCATGTCAGTGACCACCTGGCACCTGATTATGACAGTGATCACCTGGCACCTGATCATGACAGTGATCACCTGGCACCTGATCATGACAGTGATCACCTGGCACCTGATCATGACAGTGATCACCTGGCACCTgatcatgacagcgaccacctggCACCTGATCATGACAGTGATCACCTGGCACCTGATCATGACAGTGATCACCTGGCACCTGATCATGTCAGTGACCACCTGACACCTGATTATGACAGTGATCACCTGGCACCTGATCATGACAGTGATCACCTGGCACCTGATCATGACAGTGATCACCAGGCACCTGATCATGTCAGTGACCACCTGGCACCTGATTATGACAGTGATCACCTGGCACCTgatcatgacagcgaccacctggCACCTGATCATGACAGTGATCACCTGGCACCTGATCATGACAGTGATCACCTGGCACCTGATCATGACAGTGATCACCTGGCACCTGATCATGTCAGCGACCACCTGGCACCTGATCTTGTCAGTGATCACCTGGCACCTGATCATGACAGTGATCACCTGGCACCTGATCATGACAGTGATCACCTGGCACCTGATCATGTCAGTGACCACCTGGCACCTGATTATGACAGTGATCACCTGGCACCTgatcatgacagcgaccacctggCACCTGATCATGACAGTGATCACCTGGCACCTGATCATGACAGTGATCACCTGGCACCTGATCATGACAGTGATCACCTGGCACCTGATCATGTCAGCGACCACCTGGCACCTGATCTTGTCAGTGATCACCTGGCACCTGATCATGACAGTGATCACCTGGCACCTGATCATGACAGTGATCACCTGGCACCTGATCATGTCAGTGACCACCTGGCACCTGATTATGACAGTGATCACCTGGCACCTGATCATGACAGTGATCACCTGGCACCTGATCATGACAGTGATCACCTGGCACCTGATCATGTCAGCGTCCACCTGGCACCTGATCTTGTCAGCGACCACCTGGCACCTGATCTTGTCAGCGACCACCTGGCACCTGATCATGTCAGTGACCACCTGGCACCTGATTATGACAGTGATCACCTGGCACCTGATTATGACAGTGATCACCTGGCACCTGATCATGACAGTGACCACCTGGCACCTGATCATGACAGTGACCACCTGGCACCTGATCATGTCAGCGACCACCTGGCACCTGATCATGACAGTGACCACCTGGCACCTGATCATGACAGTGACCACCTGGCACCTGATCATGTCAGCGACCACCTGGCACTTGATCTTGTCAGCGACCACCTGGCACCTGATCATGTCAGCGACCACCTGGCACCTGATCATGTCAGCGTCCACCTGGCACCTGATCTTGTCAGCGACCACCTGGCACCTgatcatgacagcgaccacctggCACCTGATCATGTCAGCGACCACCTGGCACCTGATCTTGTCAGCGACCACCTTGCACCTGATCTTGACAGCGACACCTGGCACTTGATCATGACA